ATAATCAATGGCCATGTGCCAGTCAAGGTCAAAAAAGGTGAGTCGCCAATCAAAGCTAACGGCAGGATGATCGTAATTGACGGCGGCTTCTCGCGTGCCTACCAGCGTGAAACTGGCATCGCCGGCTACACACTAATCTCAAATTCCATCGGGCTGTTGCTTGCCGCCCATCGTCCATTTGAATCCATGCAAAAAGCGATCTCAGAGGAACTAGATATTGATTCGGAAACCGAAATCATCGAAAGTCATCCGACCCGAATGCGGGTGAAAGACACCGATGACGGGCGGGAGATACAACGCCAGATTGACGAATTACGAGAACTGTTGGGGGCATATAGAGCGGGATTGATAAAAGAACAGTAAGTAGTATTGTCGAGAGAAGGGGCCGTCTAAGAGCATTTTGCTTTTAGACGGCCCCTTTTTTGTCCAAAAAGCCGTTGCGAGGAGAGCAGGAAGAAGCTTGGATTTCTATAAAGACAGTGATAATTACCAAATGAATAAAGAATATGGATAGTTGGGATTGACAAAATATAATAAATATTCATATAATTTAGTCAATAACATATATTTCCGATAATGGAGCATTAAGGACTGAAAGATGGAAAAAAAATGTCGAGTCGTAAAAACTGTGGATAATCAAATAGTACAGTCGGTTGATCGGGCATTGCAAATCTTAACCGCGTTTGAGACTAGCAGTCCTGAACTAAGCATTAGAGAACTCAGTGCAGTTCTGAATCTACCCAAAAGTACAATACATCGCTTGTTAATGACTCTTGAATATCAAGGCTTTATCGAGCAAGTGCCAACTTCCAGGAATTACCGGCTTGGACTGCGATTGCGTGTTTTAGGCGAAAAGGTAATTGAGACTCGCAATTTAGAATCTGAAGCAGTACCGATACTGCAGGTGCTCATGCAAAACTGCGGCGAAACTGTCAGTGTTTCTATATTGGATGGCATTGAAACGGTAATTGTTGAGAAATTGGAGAGCTTTCAGGCCATGAGAGTCACCTCCCAAATTGGGAAACGATGTCCAATACATTGTTCCGGTAGCGGGAAAGCCCTGTTAGCATTCCAACCGGTGCATATTGTAGAACAGATTCTGGCTAAGGCGCCACTCTTGCGATTTACTAATTATACGATTACTGATCCGCAAGAACTCATTGACCAGTTGCCGGAAATACGCCGTCGCGGGTTTGCTGTTGATGATGAGGAAATTGTGGAAGACCAGCTTTGCATCTCAGCACCGGTTCGCGATAGTGAAGGGAAGGCTTTTGCGGCAATAACAGCCTCTGGACCTAAGGGGCGCATCAAATCCAAAGGGGTTCCGCAAATCGCTGATTGTGTTATGAATGCTGCGAATCAACTGTCGAGATGCCTTGGGTGGGCAAATAGAGGGACTTGATAGGAGCTTTTGTAGAAGAAGAAGCTTCTAAAAAAATATAAAATATTTGGAACGCCATTCCATTATGCGGAATGAAAGGTATTGTCTACTCATAAGGTGATGCCAGATTCAACAGAATCTGAAACCCATCATACAAAATTGATCGGAGGAATTTTACTATGAAAACAGAGGTTAGAGGGATTATACCGCCGCTAGTAACGCCGTTTGCCAAGGATGGCTCAATTAACGCAACTATGTTTCGTAAAATTATTAACCATGTCATTAACGCAGGAGTGCATGGGGTGTTTATTGCAGGCAGTCAAGGGGAGTTTTTCTCGCTAGAGAGACAAGAGAGAATCTCTTTGTTTGAGATTGCCGTCGATGAAGTAAATGGAAGAGTGCCGGTTTATGCTGGTACAGCAGCAGTTTCGACGTCTGAGACGGTCCTACTGACACAAGCTGCTGAGAGTGTGGGCTGTGACGCTGTTTCTGTTATTTCCCCCTTTTTCATTACGCCGAACGGACAAGAGCTTTATCAGCATTACAAAGCGATTGCCAAGGCGACCCATTTGCCGGTTCTGCTCTACAATAACCCTGACCGCACCGGGTACGATATTCCGGTCGATACAATTAAGAGACTAGCGGAAATCGATAATATTGTCGGAATGAAAGACAGCGGCGGCAATCTTACTTATGTCAATGAGGTAATGCGTTCAATCGGGACTGATTTTAGCATCCTATCGGGTAAAGATACTGTGATATTTAATATCCTGACCGCAGGTGGCAGGGGCGCGGTTCCGGCATCGGCCAACGTAGCGCCAAAACTAATTGTTGATCTATACAACTATGTCCAGAGCGGCGACTATGACGCGGCGCGGAAAGCTCAGTTCGAGCTGGCGCCACTTAGGATGGCGTTTAGCTTAGGCAGCTTTCCTATAGTTGTTAAAGAAGCGTTAGATATTATGGGCTTTGATGTCGGAGGCGCCAGAGCGCCGATTCAGCCATTAACTCCTGAGAACCGCAGTCGGTTGACTGAAGTATTGAAGAAAATGAATCTCTGCTAGTAAGAACAGGGTCAGACGCTACTTGTAATTTCATGTAAGATCTACATGGGATATAAAAAGGGAGGGCAAGAGAATGAAGGTAAGTTTACGAAAAGCCATCGGAATCTTAGCAGCGGCAATCATGCTATTCAGCATGATAGTAACTGCAGGCTGTGGCGGTCAAGAAGCCGCTAAAGCCCCAGCCGAAGAAAAAGGACCAGTTAAGATTGCGGTTATAGTCACTTCCTTAACTGGCCCCTTGACCAAAAATGGTGAGTATATCACCAACGCTGTAAAGATGGCTCTGGAAGAAGTAAACTCAAGTGGTGGCGTAAAAGGCCGGAAGCTGGAGGCAGTATTTCTTGACGACCAGGTTAAGTCTAGCGAAGCCATCAACGCAGTAAAAAAAGCGGTCGATGATCTCAAGGTCCCTGTCATTCTAGGCTCTGACTCTAGCGGACTGGTTCTTGCAAGTATGCCTTTTGCTGCAAAAGAAGGTGTTCCTCAGGTTGTTTCCGCCACTAACGTTCGTATTACCCGGCAAAACGTGCCGACAATATTCAGAATGCGGGCCGATGATGCTGTGGCAGCCAAGATTCTAGCCGATTATGTAACTGGCAAAGGCTTCAAGAAAGTCGGAATCATGTATACCAACGAAGATTATGGCAAAGGATTCATGGAAGAAATTCAAAAGAATCTGCAGGCGCAAAAGAACGGCGCCATAGGACTTGAGACTTGCAATATCGGCGATACCGACTTTACGGCTCAAATCTTGAGCCTTAAGAACAAAGGCGTTGATACCGTTCTAGCATTGGGCAAAGAAATCGAAACCGCTAAGTTTCTACGCCAAAGTAAAGAGCTTGGCTTAAAAGTTCAGATGTTCGGCGGTTCACCGTTAGGACTTGACTATGTGGTAGAACTAGCCGGCGGCGCAATGGAAGGTGTCAAGATCGTAACACACTTCCTGCCAAGCGACCCTGATCCGAAAGTTCAGGAATGGGTTAATAAATACAAAAAGCTTTACAAAAACGAAGAACCCGAGACCCACGTTGCTTGTTACTATGATGCAGTCAAAATGGTTGCAGATATCATGAACAAGAACGGTACGACAAAAGAAGCCATAACTAAAGGGTTAAAAGAAGTCAATTATGTTGGCATTCAAAGCGCATATAAAGGAAGTGCGTCTGGCGACTTAGTAACTAAACAGGTTGTTGGTGATTTTAAGAACGGGGTTTGGACTGTAACTGATTCGCTAGGCAAATAATCAGAGTTTACGTTCGGCGGGGAATCTCCGCCGAACGTAAATTTAGGCAATGGAAAATCCTATTACCTTAGTTGTACTTCTAGCAGAATTTGTTTGGAGGAGAAGTAATGGAGTTTACAACATTTGTACAATTATTGATCGGAGGGTTGTCTATCGGTGCCCTGTATGCCCTGCCGGCGCTAGGAATTACACTGATTTGGAATGCCGCGGGCGTCTTTAATTTCGCCAATGGTGAGTTTGTCATGATCAGCAGTTTTATGATCTATACCCTGTACCTTTCCATGAAACTGCCGTTTGTCGGAGCGCTTTTGATAACAGTCTGCTTTATGTTTCTATTTGGAGTACTAATAGAGAAGACGATCGTTAATACGCTTAGGCGGCAAAACGCACCAGCTATTAAGGCTCTGGTCTCGTTTATTGCCTTATCAATCTTTATTCGTAATGCTGCCCGATTTGTTTGGGGCACGGCGCCACGGACGATAGAAAATCCCTTTGGGTCTAAACCTTTCGAACTGCTCCCAGGGATTTTTGTCATGCCGCATTCTATCTGGATAATCGGCATCTGCGTTGTGGTCATGTTACTGTTGCTGGCACTCTTCAAGGCGACAAAATTGGGAATAGCTATGCGGGCAACAACTCAAAACCGGACTGTTGCCGCTTTGATGGGTGTGAATACTAGTTGGATGGTAAGCTTAGTATTCGGTCTATCTTCCATTATCGCAGGTATTGCCGGTGCTCTTTCGGGAGCGGTTTTCTTCATAACACTCGATATGGGAATTATGTTCGGCACAAAGGCCTTTGCGGCAAATATTATTGGCGGCTTTGGAAACCCGATGGGGGCCATCGTTGGCGGGTTAATCCTTGGCGTAACTGAAACACTGGGCGCTAGCTTCATTTCATCGATGTACAAAGATGTAATCACGTTTACACTGCTCTTGCTCTTTCTCTTATTTAAGCCAAAGGGTTTATTTAAGCTAGATATCGTAGACAAGGTATAGGTGATTTAGCATGCAGAAACTAAAATCTAATTGGCTATGGGTACTGTTAGCCTTTTTTGCCGTATTGCCGGTCGTATTAACAAATAATTACTATATCTACGTGTTTAACCGCGGCTTTGCCAATGCAATCGCTGTTATCGGCTTAGTCATTCTTTTCGGCATAGCTGGCCAGATCAGTTTAGGCCATGTTGCCTTCTTTGCTTTGTCGGCCTATACCTCGTCAATTCTGGCAATTCGATTAGAATGGTCGCCGTTTATTACAATCCCGCTAGGAGTTTTGTTCTCCTGTATTTGGGGCGCGTTGCTCAGTATCCCATCATTTAAGTTAAGCGGGCCCTTCTTATCAATCAGTACGGTCGCCTTTGGCGAGGTTGTAAGATTGTTGGTAATCAACCTGGAACCGTTGACCAACGGCCCTTATGGATTGTATAACATTCCTCCGGTAGTTATTGGAGGATTCCGCATTGTTAAAGAGCTACATTGGTATTACATTCTGCTGGTTGCCATGTGTCTGCTTGCCGTTCTGGGGCTTCGAATTAAAAACTCTTATATCGGTAGGGCATTGGCTGCAATCCGGGAAGATGAGATTGCGGCTGAGATCATGGGAATCAATATTCGCCGGATGAAGACATTCGCCTTTGTAAGCGCGGCATTTTTTGCGGGTCTTTCGGGCGGACTCTATGCGCACTTTGCGGGATATTTGTCGCCAGAGATTATTACTGGTGAACAATCTTTTAATCTGTTCAGTATGGCGATTGTAGGTGGTCAAGAATCAATTATCGGTTCACTTTGGTCTGGCATTGCCTTAACTATTGCACCTGAATATATGCGATTTTTGCAGGAGTATTATATCATGATCTTCAGTTTAATCGTACTGCTGGTTGTGCTCCTGCCTTGGGATACGCTAATTGAGAAAGCAGAATCTGGCTCCAAGAGAGAGGTGAAAGCCGTTGAGTATCGTTCTTGAGATAAATAAATTATCGAAGTCGTTTGGCGGAATTGTTGCTCTAAAAGAGGTTAGTTTAGAGGTCAGTCGAGGTGAAGTTCTAGCCGTTATCGGTCCCAATGGTTCTGGCAAAACGACTCTTTTGAATCTAATAACAGGAGTATATGTACCGACTAGCGGCGAGATCACCTTGGGGGGCAAGAGAATTGACGGACACAATTCTGCCGAAATCTGCACCTCCGGAATCGCGCGAACCTTTCAGAACATCCGTTTATTCAAGCAACTTTCTGTTTTAGACAATGTTTTGATTGGCTTTAATCATGCGTTTAAATCCAGCTTGGCTAACGTTCTCGGTAAAGGCCGTCGTTTTCGTGAAGAAGAGAAAACCTTCCGGGAAGATGCGGCAAAGCTGTTAGAGGTAGTTGGCTTACGAGGCAAGGAAAATGTCGTAGCCCAGAGTTTGCCCTATGCCCAGCAGAGACTTTTAGAGATAGCCAGAGCGTTAGCAACGCAACCACAAGTTTTACTGCTGGATGAGCCGGCTGCAGGCATGAACAGTGAGGAAATCGCCCATCTCATACAACTGATAAAAACCTTAAGGCAGACAGGCCTAACTATTATCTTGATTGAGCACATTATGGATTTGGTCCGTGGCGTAACAGACAGAGTTATTGTACTTAGCTATGGCGTCAAAATTGCAGCAGGTTCATTTGAAGAAATTGAAAGAAATCAGGAAGTCATAGAGGCATATTTGGGAAAAGGAGCAGCCAAGACATGCTAACAATTAAACATTTGGATTCGTACTACGGAAAGGCGCAAGTGCTCCATGACGTTGATATCGAGGTTAAGGAAGGACAATTTGTCGCTCTATTAGGACCCAATGGAGCAGGAAAAACGACAACAATGATGTCCATTTCTGGCCTGGTAAAAACATCAGCCCAAACGCAAATTGAGTTTCTAGGAGAGCGGATTGAACGTTTAAAGCCCGAGGCTATAGTTGCTCGCGGGCTAGTGCATGTTCCGCAAGGCCGTGGGGTTTTTCCTGGATTAACAATTAAGGAAAACTTAATTATGGGTGCCTACTTGAGAAATTCAAAGAAAGAGACCAATAGTGACATCGAGCGCCTGGTAGAACTATTTCCGAAGTTTAAAGAGCGGATGTCTCAAATGGCAGGCACTCTTTCGGGCGGCGAACAGCAAATGCTGGCAATCATCAGAGGGCTTATGGCGCATCCCAAGCTATTAATGCTAGATGAGCCATCAATGGGACTGGCTCCGATTATTGTTGATCAGATTTATGAGACCATTGCGCAAATTAATAAGTCAGGCATGACTATTCTGTTGGTTGAGCAAAACACCAATATGGCTCTACAAGTTGCTAATTATGCATATATTCTATCAGTTGGCGGTATTGTCAATGAAGGTGAATCATGTGTTTTGCGACAGGATGAAGAGATGATCAAATCTTATTTTAAGGGACAGCACTAGCTTGAACTAATTTCATATATATGGAGGAAATATGATATATAAGAAACTGGGCAATCTAGATGTAGAGATTTCGCGACTTGCGATGGGAGGGCATGAGTATTTGCCTACCGGCGCATCGCGAGGATTCAACGAAGACTTTGAGCTAGCGATAAAGCCTAATTACATCTTTGACGGCTTTGGGCAAGATGCCAGAAAACAAGTATTAGCCGTCGCATTTGAGAACGGAATTAATCTGTTCGATGTGACTATGGACTCAGAGAAGGAAGCGTTGGGTAGAAACTTAAAAGAAATGCGTCCGCCATATGATGTCTTCATTCAAACAAGGCCGGAAGGAATGGGCTATACGTATGACCGCAATAACGTAAAAATGGCTCAGTACGATCTGCTTCGGGCGGAGGTTCAGAGAATTGTAAAGCTGCTTGACCGGGACCAGATTGAATTCTTGAATCTGCCATTTATGAAGACCGCATTAGATAATGATCCAGATTATCTGGTGAAAATTAAGTACAATATTGAGGCATTAAAAAGAGAAGGGCTAATCCGCTTTGCTTGCGCTGATACATTTTCCGGTGAATATACATATTTAAAGCAAATCGAGGCCGGCTGCTTTGACGTGGTCTATATCAATTGCAACTTCGGGGACTATCAGAGCATAAATAAAGTTCTGCCTGCAGCCCAAAGCAAAGGAATGGGAGTAGTCTGCCGGGAAGCCTATATGAAGGGAAAGCTTTTCAAAATGGCAGAAGAGATTGGTGCAGACAAGTCCAAGGTAGCCCACGCAGCTCTTAAATGGTGCCTGAGTCATGACGAGGTTACCACGGTGGTTTATGGTACGGGGAAGCCGCGAAACCTCATTGACGCTATTAGTGTATTGAATAATCTTGAGCTAACGGAAGAAGATCTATCTATTATTGAGAAAGTGAAGCAGTCCGCCTTGTTCAAAGAATTTGCTGCGCAGAAAGATGTGGAGTTCTTGCACGATGGTGCTTAAATCTAATTCCATATTTAATGTCTGGGGGTCAGCCAGAGGGCTGTCTTCCCCAGACGCCTATGTCCTAAAGCCTCATGTGTTGAGGCTTTAGGACATTTTTGCATTTTCCTTGCGGATAAAAACAGACAGTTTAGCTCAAAAATAACTAAACAGGGGGAATGCACATGGAACGACGGATCATTCAAGTTGATGAACGACCAACGCTATGGGAAACTATTCCACTGAGTCTGCAGCATCTGTTTGCTATGTTTGGCGCGACAGTGCTGGTTCCCATACTGTTTAAGGTTAATCCTGCAACCATTCTGCTGTTTAACGGTATTGGCACACTGTTATATATCGTTATTTCTAAAGGGAGGATACCAGGCTATCTAGGCTCAAGTTTTGCCTTTCTGTCGCCTGTCTTCGTTGTACTGCCCCTGTATGGTTATGAGGCGGCGTTAGGCGGATTCATTGCTGTGGGAGCAATATTCTGCGTCGTGGCACTGTTGATTGGGGTTATGGGCATGCGCTGGATTGACTATGTTTTTCCCACTGCAGGCATGGGCGCGATTGTTGCAGTCATTGGACTAGAACTCGCACCTGTGGCCGCAGAGATGGCCGGATTGACGGCCAAGACGCTAGACCTCAAAGTCATCACTGTCTCAATATTCACCCTTGTGATTACAGTTTATGGTTCAGTGTTGCTCAGAGGTTTTCTGGGGATTATCCCAATTTTGATTGGCGTGCTGGCCGGCTATTCGCTGGCGTTATTCATGGGGCTCGTTGATATAAGCGCGATTGCCAGCGCCCCATGGTTTGCGCTTCCGACCGTTTACACCCCAGTATTTAACTGGAATGCCCTTGCGATCATCACCCCGGCGGCGTTGGTCGTGATTGCCGAGCATATCGGTCATTTGATTGTAACCGGCAATATTGTCGGCAAGGACTTGATCAAAGACCCTGGGCTCAGCAGGTCTCTATTGGGCAATGGGCTGTCTACACTGCTATCCGGATTCTTCGGATCGACTCCGAATACGACCTATGGGGAGAATATCGGCGTCATGGCGCTCAGCAAAGTATACAGCACCTGGGTTATCGGCGGGGCGGCGGTCATTGCCATCATCCTGTCGTTTGTCGGCAAGCTGGCGGCGGCAATTCAGAGTATACCTACGCCGGTCATGGGGGGAGTGTCGCTGCTCTTGTTTGGAGTTATCGCTACATCAGGGATCAGGATGCTGGTGGAGGAGCAGGTGGATTATAACAAAGGCAGAAACCTAATCCTGACCTCGACGGTCCTAATCATTGGCGTCAGCGGCGCGTACATCAATATCGGCACAGTGACGCTAAAAGGCATGGCGCTCGCCACTGTTGTGGCGATTATCCTGAGTTTGTCCTTCGCCATCCTCGATAAGTTCGGGTTGTCTAATGACCAGGACGATGGAAACGGCTGATAATGCCAAGGAGGCTGGGCGGATGATCACGAACTGAAAGGCTCTGTCGGCCATTTCGAGAAGTTGAAAACAGGACCAACTGCTAATCGAACATTGATGGCGAATTAAAGGAAATCATTCGAACTTTTATTGACACTTCAAAAGCATCATGCTATGATAAGCAAGGGAAAGTAGCTGACTGCCGCAATTGCAACGTCGCCCTCGTTCTCCGGTTCTACGATCAGAACCAGGACAATGGGCTTATTGTTGTGTCTGCAGTTCAAGTACTCTCTTTGTGTGTTTTTTTCCTCATGGAGAAGAATACTAGTAACCAAAGCGCCAACAGGCTTGAAAGGGAGCGTCGCTATTGATTAAACGCTATACAAACCCGGCCATGGGACGAATTTGGACAGATGAAAATGAGTTTCAGACTATGCTTGACATTGAAATTTACGCCTGTGAATGCATGGCAGAGTTAGGCAATATCCCGAAAGAAGCAGTTCCGGTTATTCGGGAAAAAGCTCGCTTCACGGTCGAACGCATTCGTGAGATTGAAAAAGAAACACGTCATGACATACTGGCATTTCTGACAGCTGTCGCCGAAAATGTTGGTGATGAAGCAAAATATATTCATATGGGTCTTACCTCCAGCGATGTCAAAGATACGGCATTAGCAGTCATGATGAAGCAAGCTGCCGGCATTATTCTTGAACGGCTGGAGAAACTGCACTCAGTCCTCAAACGGCGAGCTGCGGAGCACAAATATACCGTCATGGTCGGCAGAACGCATGGCATTCATGCCGAGCCGATGACACTAGGGTTGAAATTTGCTCTCTGGCTAGACGAGACCGAGCGCAACATTCGCCGTCTGGAAACAGCGCGTGAGACGATCGCTGTCGGCAAACTTTCCGGCGCGGTAGGTACTTACTCTAACATTGATCCCGCGGTTGAAACCTATGTTTGCGACAAGCTAGGCATAAAGGCTGCTCGTCTCGCCACCCAAGTCATTCAACGCGACCGTCATGCTGAGTTCCTGACCACTCTGGCCATTATTGGAAGTTCGCTCGATAAATTCGCTACAGAAATCCGTAATCTGCAGCGTACCGATATTCGCGAGGCAGAAGAGTTTTTCCACCCCGGGCAAAAAGGCTCATCAGCCATGCCTCACAAACGCAATCCAATCACCTGCGAACGGATCAGCGGACTAGCGCGGGTGCTGCGTGGCAACGCCATGGCTTCGCTCGAAAATGTGGCTCTCTGGCATGAACGTGACATTTCGCATTCTTCGGTCGAACGGGTTATTCTGCCTGACAGCACCACACTGCTCGATTACATGTTGCGGCTAATGACAGATATCATCGATAAGCTGTTGGTCTATCCTGACGCCATGCAGGCCAACATGAACAAAACCGGCGGTCTGATCTTTAGTCAGCGACTGATGCTGGCCTTGGTAGACAAGGGCGTTGTTCGGGAGACTGCTTATGTCTGGGTACAACGCAATGCAATGGCCAGATGGCTGGCTAATGCCGACTTCAAAGAAAATGTCAAAAATGATCCAGATATTCAGAAATACCTCTCGTCGGAGGATATTGAGGTGTGTTTTGATCCCTCGTTCTTCCTACGACATGTAGATACAATCATGGCCCGCTTTGGTTTATAGTGCCGGCCGCTGATATGCGGCGCAATACGTTGTACCCGCAAGGGCAGGCCGTGTTCTAAGGCGCTAAAGCGCCAAGAACTACGCACTTGCTTTAGTGCTGGTATCCTCGACGTACTTTCCAGTACGACTCCGGGACCAGCCCAGCACGCGCCTAGTCTTGCTTGCATCTGAGCGGCCTAGAGTCGATATTTGCAGGTAATGCCTCTGGCAGGAATTTTGGCTATATAAGGAGTGGAGAATATGTCATCAGTAGTTGTTATGGGCACCCAGTGGGGTGATGAGGGAAAAGGCAAAATCGTTGATTACTTGGCGGAAAAAGCCGATGTTGTTGTACGTTATCAAGGCGGCAGTAATGCTGGGCATACTGTAGTGGTGAATGGGCAAGAGTTTAAGCTACGTCTTTTGCCGTCAGGCATACTTTATAATGGCAAGATGTGTATTGTCGGTAATGGCGTGGTTGTTGATCCGCAAGTTATGCTAGAAGAGATTCAGGGCATGAAAGCCAAGGGTGTTGATGCCTCTGGACTAAAGATTTCTAATCGAGCCCATGTCGTTATGCCATATCATCGCTTGCTGGACGAGGCAGAAGAAAAATATCGTGGTGACAACAAGATTGGTACCACTAAGCGCGGCATTGGGCCTTGCTATATGGATCAAAATGCTCGTACCGGTATTCGCGTCGTTGATCTGATGGATGAGGAAGAGTTTTCGGAAAAATTGAAAATCAACATTGCGGCAAAGAATCATCTGCTGCAGGCAGTATATGGCTTGGAAGGCTTTGATTACGAAGCTGTGAAGCAAGAATATCTCGCCTATGCTGAAGAACTTCGCCCCTATGTCACTGATACGATGTGCGTGTTGAATGAAGCCCTCGACGCTGGTGCAAAAGTGCTGTTCGAAGGTGCTCAGGCGACCATGCTCGACTTAGATCATGGCACTTATCCCTATGTAACATCATCACACCCCATTGCCGGTGGTGTTTGCGTTGGCGCAGGTATAGGCCCAACCCGTATTAATACCGTTGTCGGTGTTGTCAAAGCTTACACGACTAGAGTAGGTGAAGGACCATTTCCGACAGAGCTTCTCGATGCGGATGGTGACTATATTCGCAACCAGGGTCGTGAATTCGGCACTGTTACCGGGCGGCCGCGCCGCTGCGGTTGGCTAGATGCTGCTGTTGTTCGCTATGCAGGTCTGCTTAGCGGCATCAATTATATGGCGATTACACGCTTAGACATCCTCGATCAAATGAAAACCTTGAAGATTTGCACTGGCTATAAATATAAAGGACAATTGTTGAAGGAGTTCCCTGCCAGCCTAAAAGTATTAGGCCAGGTTGAGCCCATATATCAGGAACTTCCTGGTTGGGAACAGCCGATTTCGGGCATTAAGCGCTATGAGGATCTTCCTGTCAACGCTCGTCGCTATGTTGAAGCAATCAGTGAAGCAACCGGCATTAAAATTGGCATCGTCTCGGTCGGCCCCGGTCGGGAACAGACGATCATCTTGAAGGATATGTTTTAAGACACGAGTATAAGCGACGCTTAACCACAGAGTACGCAGAGATCGTAGAGTGGTCGCAGAGGGCTACTATAAGTATCCGGTTCCCTCTGTGGGACCCTCCGCATACTCTGCGTACTCTGCAGTTTGGCAATCCTGTCTTCTCAATTTGCGGGTTGCAAGTTACCATAAAAATCCATTGAGCCAAAGTGTTGACAAGCAACCCATATTCCGATATAATCTTATCTTGTGAGACCGATGACCCACTAGCTCAGTTGGTAGAGCACCTGACTTTTAAT
The genomic region above belongs to Anaerosporomusa subterranea and contains:
- the uraA gene encoding uracil permease, with product MERRIIQVDERPTLWETIPLSLQHLFAMFGATVLVPILFKVNPATILLFNGIGTLLYIVISKGRIPGYLGSSFAFLSPVFVVLPLYGYEAALGGFIAVGAIFCVVALLIGVMGMRWIDYVFPTAGMGAIVAVIGLELAPVAAEMAGLTAKTLDLKVITVSIFTLVITVYGSVLLRGFLGIIPILIGVLAGYSLALFMGLVDISAIASAPWFALPTVYTPVFNWNALAIITPAALVVIAEHIGHLIVTGNIVGKDLIKDPGLSRSLLGNGLSTLLSGFFGSTPNTTYGENIGVMALSKVYSTWVIGGAAVIAIILSFVGKLAAAIQSIPTPVMGGVSLLLFGVIATSGIRMLVEEQVDYNKGRNLILTSTVLIIGVSGAYINIGTVTLKGMALATVVAIILSLSFAILDKFGLSNDQDDGNG
- the purB gene encoding adenylosuccinate lyase, which gives rise to MIKRYTNPAMGRIWTDENEFQTMLDIEIYACECMAELGNIPKEAVPVIREKARFTVERIREIEKETRHDILAFLTAVAENVGDEAKYIHMGLTSSDVKDTALAVMMKQAAGIILERLEKLHSVLKRRAAEHKYTVMVGRTHGIHAEPMTLGLKFALWLDETERNIRRLETARETIAVGKLSGAVGTYSNIDPAVETYVCDKLGIKAARLATQVIQRDRHAEFLTTLAIIGSSLDKFATEIRNLQRTDIREAEEFFHPGQKGSSAMPHKRNPITCERISGLARVLRGNAMASLENVALWHERDISHSSVERVILPDSTTLLDYMLRLMTDIIDKLLVYPDAMQANMNKTGGLIFSQRLMLALVDKGVVRETAYVWVQRNAMARWLANADFKENVKNDPDIQKYLSSEDIEVCFDPSFFLRHVDTIMARFGL
- a CDS encoding adenylosuccinate synthase; amino-acid sequence: MSSVVVMGTQWGDEGKGKIVDYLAEKADVVVRYQGGSNAGHTVVVNGQEFKLRLLPSGILYNGKMCIVGNGVVVDPQVMLEEIQGMKAKGVDASGLKISNRAHVVMPYHRLLDEAEEKYRGDNKIGTTKRGIGPCYMDQNARTGIRVVDLMDEEEFSEKLKINIAAKNHLLQAVYGLEGFDYEAVKQEYLAYAEELRPYVTDTMCVLNEALDAGAKVLFEGAQATMLDLDHGTYPYVTSSHPIAGGVCVGAGIGPTRINTVVGVVKAYTTRVGEGPFPTELLDADGDYIRNQGREFGTVTGRPRRCGWLDAAVVRYAGLLSGINYMAITRLDILDQMKTLKICTGYKYKGQLLKEFPASLKVLGQVEPIYQELPGWEQPISGIKRYEDLPVNARRYVEAISEATGIKIGIVSVGPGREQTIILKDMF